Proteins from a genomic interval of Quercus robur chromosome 9, dhQueRobu3.1, whole genome shotgun sequence:
- the LOC126700327 gene encoding uncharacterized protein LOC126700327, translating into MENGFKYEHETEPPSSFAQRKVDPGKPAPLTWQRKLNYLGNVPSQFGLTLQEKLHLAPIGIRLFRHAKEEAAKGRMAIFDFFSRRTIAGHHGVSLGGIGAGSIGRSYRGQFQRFQLFPRICEESPILANQFSVFVSRPNGGKFSSVLCTESPKVPKDDTASGIETWDWNLNGEKCTYHALFPRAWTTYEGEPDPELTIVSRQISPFIPHNYKESSFPVSVFTYTLSNKGRTSADVTLVFTWANSVGGNSGFSGHHFNSKMVAKDGVRGVLLHHKAVNDQPPVTFAIAAQETDGVHVSECPCFLISGDSHGITAKDMWHEIKKHGSFDHLDHVETPMPSKPGSSIGAAIAASVTIPSDSIRTVTFSLSWDCPELRFSQKTYHRRYTRFYGTHGDAAASIAHDAILEHAHWESQIEAWQRPILEDKRLPEWYPITLFNELYYLNTGGTIWTDGLPPIQNLGTIGERKFCLDSRKSNCTNTVDMSHQNDTAVDILERMASKLEQCHTPVASNSAFGTYLLLDGEENIGQFLYLEGTEYLMYNTYDVHFYSSFALLMLFPKLELSIQRDFAAAVMMHDPERMKIMSDGMWVPRKVLGSVPHDIGLNDPWFEINAYNLFNSSRWKDLNSKFVLQVYRDMVATGDKNFAQAVWPSVFVAMAYMDQFDKDRDGMIENEGFPDQTYDAWSVKGVSAYSGGLWVAALQAASAMAYEVGDKASANHFWVKYQKAKAVYDTLWNGSYFNYDNSGGSSSASIQADQLAGQWFTAACGLSPIVDEGKRRTALEKIYNYNVLKVKGGMRGAINGMLPNGKVDLSAMQSREIWSGVTYSLAATMIQEEMLEMAFQTAVGVYETAWSQEGLGYSFQTPEGWNNNDQYRALSYMRPLAIWSMQWALSEPKLSKTEFRLEASQDHSHHAGFEKVARLLKLPKEESAKSLLQIIHEYTCKRL; encoded by the exons ATGGAGAATGGTTTCAAATATGAACATGAAACGGAGCCTCCTTCCAGTTTTGCCCAGCGCAAG GTTGACCCAGGGAAACCAGCTCCACTGACTTGGCAACGGAAGTTAAATTATCTAGGAAATGTTCCTTCACAGTTTGGATTGACATTACAAGAGAAATTGCATTTG GCTCCTATAGGCATTCGATTATTCCGTCATGCCAAGGAAGAAGCAGCAAAAGGAAGA ATGgcaatatttgattttttcagTAGGCGCACCATTGCAGGTCATCATGGTGTTTCTTTAGGTGGTATTGG TgcaggaagcattggaagaagctaCAGAGGCCAGTTTCAACGCTTTCAACTGTTCCCTAGAATATGTGAAGAAAGCCCCATTTTAGCAAATCAATTCTCT GTTTTTGTTTCACGCCCAAATGGTGGAAAATTCTCAAGTGTATTATGCACTGAAAGCCCAAAGGTACCCAA AGATGACACTGCTTCTGGTATTGAAACTTGGGATTGGAATTTGAATGGCGAGAAGTGTACATACCATGCTTTGTTTCCAAGGGCTtggacaacctatgagg GTGAACCTGACCCAGAACTTACAATTGTTTCTCGACAAATTTCACCTTTTATTCCCCACAATTATAAGGAGAGCAGTTTCCCAGTATCAGTATTTACTTATACG TTGTCTAATAAAGGAAGGACTTCTGCAGATGTCACCTTGGTCTTTACATGGGCT AATTCTGTAGGTGGGAACTCTGGATTTTCTGGTCATCACTTCAACTCAAAGATGGT GGCGAAAGATGGAGTGCGTGGAGTACTTTTACACCACAA GGCTGTAAATGATCAACCTCCAGTTACTTTTGCAATTGCTGCACAAGAAACAGATGGTGTTCATGTCTCTGAGTGTCCTTGCTTTTTGATTTCTGGTGATTCCCATGGCATCACGGCTAAAGACATGTGGCATGAAATTAAAAAG CATGGGTCATTTGATCACCTTGACCACGTTGAAACTCCAATGCCTTCAAAACCAGGATCATCTATTGGAGCAGCCATAGCAGCCTCTGTAACAATACCTTCTGATTCCATCCGTACTGTCACGTTTTCATTGTCATGGGACTGCCCAGAATTGAGGTTTAGTCAAAAGACTTACCACAG GCGCTACACCCGATTTTATGGCACTCATGGGGATGCCGCAGCAAGTATTGCTCATGATGCTATTCTTG AGCATGCCCATTGGGAATCCCAAATTGAAGCATGGCAAAGACCAATTCTTGAAGACAAAAGGCTTCCTGAATG GTACCCAATCACTCTCTTCAATGAGCTCTATTATCTCAATACAGGGGGGACAATATGGACAG ATGGATTACCTCCAATACAGAATTTAGGAACCATTGGTGAGAGGAAGTTTTGCCTTGATAGTCGCAAATCAAATTGTACAAATACAGTTGATATGTCCCATCAAAATGACACTGCTGTTGATATCCTTGAAAGGATGGCATCCAAACTCGAGCAATGTCATACTCCAGTAGCATCAAATTCAGCCTTTGGAACCTACTTGCTCCTAGATGGAGAGGAAAATATTGGCCAGTTTCTTTATCTTGAGGGAACAGAATACCTTATGTATAACACTTATGATGTCCACTTCTACTCGTCTTTTGCACTACTCATGTTATTCCCAAAACTTGAACTTAGCATCCAGAGAGACTTTGCAGCAGCAGTAATGATGCATGATCCTGAAAGGATGAAAATTATGAGTGATGGAATGTGGGTTCCAAGAAAGGTTCTTGGTTCTGTACCCCATGATATTGGGCTCAATGACCCTTGGTTCGAAATAAATGCTTATAACTTGTTCAATTCATCTAGGTGGAAAGACTTGAATTCTAAGTTTGTTCTCCAAGTTTACAGGGATATGGTAGCTACGGGTGATAAAAATTTTGCACAAGCTGTCTGGCCCTCGGTCTTTGTAGCAATGGCTTATATGGATCAGTTTGATAAAGATAGAGATGGGATGATTGAGAATGAGGGATTCCCTGATCAGACTTATGATGCGTGGTCCGTTAAGGGTGTGAGTGCATATAGTGGTGGGCTTTGGGTGGCAGCCCTCCAGGCTGCTTCAGCCATGGCATATGAAGTAGGTGATAAGGCATCTGCTAATCACTTTTGGGTTAAGTATCAAAAGGCAAAAGCTGTATATGACACATTATGGAATGGTTCTTACTTCAATTATGACAATAGTGGTGGTAGTTCAAGTGCATCTATTCAGGCCGATCAATTAGCTGGACAATG GTTCACTGCAGCATGTGGTCTTTCTCCAATTGTTGACGAAGGCAAGAGAAGGACTGCACTTGAAAAGATTTATAATTACAATGTCTTAAAGGTGAAGGGAGGAATGCGTGGAGCAATTAATGGGATGCTGCCAAATGGAAAGGTTGATTTGTCTGCAATGCAATCAAGAGAAATTTGGTCTGGAGTTACATATTCTCTTGCTGCTACAATGATTCAAGAGGAAATGCTGGAAATGGCATTTCAGACTGCTGTTGGTGTCTATGAAACAGCCTGGTCCCAAGAAGGTCTTGG TTATTCTTTTCAAACACCAGAAGGCTGGAACAACAACGACCAGTACAGAGCTCTTTCTTACATGCGGCCATTGGCCATATGGTCAATGCAGTGGGCCTTGTCAGAGCCGAAGCTCAGTAAAACGGAGTTCAGACTTGAAGCAAGCCAGGACCATAGTCACCATGCAGGGTTTGAGAAAGTTGCACGCCTTCTAAAGTTGCCAAAGGAGGAATCTGCTAAAAGTTTGCTACAAATTATTCATGAGTACACCTGCAAGAGATTGTGA